In Myxococcus stipitatus, the following are encoded in one genomic region:
- a CDS encoding TAT-variant-translocated molybdopterin oxidoreductase, whose amino-acid sequence MSDTLPKYWQSLAQRATDGTGLDAHHNEFAEELPVGVAAVPPDASSRRDFFKMMGLSAAAAMVACQRAPVQKLIPYASRPDEVMPGTALWYASTCEGCSARCGLLLKTRDGRPIKVEGNDEHPVSRGGVCAVGQASVLSLYDASRARFPTKTNGRVSWADLDAEVKAGLLKAKDEGKAIRLVLPWVMGPTLEAGVKRFLAAHPTARTVRYEPLGELSAIGDAYRITHGVRVVPDYRFERTKVIASFGADFLGTWVSPVAFTRQYTEARDAAGRRAMSRHYQVEPVMTLTGASADRRFVVAPSDVTLALGDVVRALAAKAGRSLPGLKELPASKLDKASMDELVEALWSHRTESLVVCGGDDVAGQVLAATANMLLGNEGTTVLPADGVRLDEDALSYGELLAELSAGSVGAVLFVGVNPAYADPRGGGLGGLLKAVPLTVTLNDRLDETTLLTRLHAPASTPLESWGDAEPRRGVLSLRQPAVSPLHDTRDVMESLLTWAGLSTTPYDFLRARWEAEVFPRAGTAGQDLGAFWDDAVRRGVVTLPSTPVEPLSFREESLAKALAPVARPSGEWELVLFPSVAIRDGAPANNAWLHEVPDPITKATWGNQALIAPSRAKELGLSDGDVVKVSVSGASVSLPVLVQAGTHPSTLAVAVGHGRTRAGRIGDGVGTQVFPLAAVVDGRVHRTVPGATVVGTGEHQKLALTQTHSRLEGRPHVREAELAEFLVNPRAGNEGHGGHGTNGAHPLSIWSGHEYNGHRWALAVDLSMCTGCSACVVSCQAENNIPSVGREEVLRQREMHWMRIDRYYQGDEANPQVVHQPMMCQHCENAPCETVCPVLATVHSSEGLNQQVYNRCVGTRYCANNCPTKVRRFNWFDYPHDEPLERMVLNPDVVVRSRGVMEKCSMCVQRISEGKAAANREGRPLKDGDIQTACQQSCPAKAIHFGDVNDPNSRVAKLAKDGRSFRLLEELNIGPSITYLTKIRNTGSGSGT is encoded by the coding sequence ATGTCCGACACCCTTCCCAAGTACTGGCAGAGCCTGGCCCAGAGAGCGACCGACGGCACGGGGCTCGATGCGCATCACAACGAGTTCGCCGAAGAGCTCCCGGTCGGCGTCGCCGCCGTGCCCCCGGACGCGAGCTCCCGCCGCGACTTCTTCAAGATGATGGGCCTGAGCGCCGCCGCGGCGATGGTCGCGTGTCAGCGCGCGCCGGTGCAGAAGCTCATCCCCTACGCGTCCAGGCCGGACGAGGTGATGCCGGGCACCGCGCTCTGGTACGCCTCCACCTGCGAGGGCTGCTCCGCGCGCTGCGGTCTGCTGTTGAAGACGCGCGACGGGCGGCCCATCAAGGTCGAGGGCAACGACGAGCATCCCGTCTCGCGCGGGGGGGTGTGCGCGGTGGGGCAGGCCTCCGTGCTCTCGCTCTATGACGCGAGCCGGGCGCGCTTCCCCACGAAGACGAACGGCCGTGTCTCCTGGGCGGACCTGGACGCCGAGGTGAAGGCGGGGCTGCTCAAGGCGAAGGACGAAGGCAAGGCCATCCGGTTGGTGTTGCCCTGGGTGATGGGGCCCACGCTGGAGGCCGGGGTGAAGCGCTTCCTCGCCGCGCATCCCACGGCGCGCACCGTGCGCTACGAGCCGCTGGGGGAGCTGTCCGCCATTGGCGACGCCTACCGCATCACCCACGGAGTCCGGGTGGTGCCGGACTACCGCTTCGAGCGGACGAAGGTCATCGCGAGCTTCGGCGCGGACTTCCTGGGCACGTGGGTGTCGCCCGTGGCCTTCACGCGCCAGTACACGGAAGCGCGCGATGCCGCCGGACGCAGGGCGATGTCGCGGCACTATCAAGTCGAACCGGTGATGACGCTCACGGGCGCATCGGCGGACCGCCGCTTCGTGGTGGCTCCATCCGATGTGACGCTGGCCTTGGGAGACGTGGTGCGCGCGCTGGCGGCGAAGGCCGGTCGCAGCCTGCCGGGGCTCAAGGAGCTGCCGGCCTCCAAGCTGGACAAGGCCTCGATGGACGAACTCGTCGAGGCGCTGTGGTCTCACCGCACGGAGTCGCTCGTGGTGTGCGGCGGCGACGATGTGGCGGGGCAGGTGCTCGCGGCGACGGCGAACATGCTGCTCGGCAACGAGGGCACCACGGTGCTCCCGGCGGATGGTGTCCGGCTGGATGAGGATGCCCTGTCCTATGGCGAGCTGCTCGCCGAGCTGAGCGCGGGCAGCGTGGGCGCGGTGCTCTTCGTGGGCGTGAATCCCGCGTACGCGGACCCTCGGGGTGGGGGACTGGGGGGCCTGCTGAAGGCCGTGCCCCTCACCGTGACGCTCAATGACCGCCTGGACGAGACCACGCTGCTGACCCGGCTGCACGCTCCTGCCTCCACGCCGCTGGAGTCGTGGGGTGACGCGGAACCTCGCCGGGGCGTGCTCTCCCTGCGCCAGCCCGCGGTGTCGCCGCTGCACGACACGCGCGATGTGATGGAGTCGCTGCTCACGTGGGCGGGCCTCTCCACGACCCCCTACGATTTCCTTCGCGCTCGCTGGGAGGCGGAGGTCTTCCCTCGCGCCGGGACGGCGGGACAGGACCTGGGCGCCTTCTGGGACGACGCGGTCCGACGAGGCGTGGTGACGCTGCCCTCGACGCCGGTGGAGCCGCTGTCGTTCCGCGAGGAGTCGCTGGCGAAGGCGCTGGCTCCGGTGGCGCGTCCTTCGGGGGAGTGGGAGCTGGTGCTGTTCCCCTCGGTGGCGATTCGCGATGGCGCACCCGCGAACAACGCGTGGCTCCACGAGGTGCCGGACCCCATCACCAAGGCCACGTGGGGAAACCAGGCGCTCATCGCCCCGTCGAGGGCCAAGGAGCTGGGCCTGTCCGACGGCGACGTCGTGAAGGTGAGCGTGAGTGGCGCGTCGGTGTCGCTCCCCGTGCTGGTGCAGGCGGGAACGCATCCCTCCACGCTGGCCGTGGCGGTGGGCCATGGCCGCACGCGGGCCGGACGCATTGGCGACGGTGTGGGCACGCAGGTCTTCCCGCTCGCGGCGGTGGTGGACGGGCGCGTGCACCGCACGGTGCCAGGGGCGACGGTGGTGGGCACGGGTGAGCATCAGAAGCTGGCGCTCACGCAGACGCACTCGCGCCTGGAGGGCCGCCCTCACGTGCGCGAGGCGGAGCTGGCGGAGTTCCTGGTGAACCCCCGCGCGGGCAATGAGGGCCACGGAGGACACGGAACCAACGGCGCTCATCCGCTCTCCATCTGGTCCGGCCACGAGTACAACGGCCACCGGTGGGCGCTGGCGGTGGACCTGAGCATGTGCACGGGCTGCTCGGCGTGCGTGGTGTCCTGCCAGGCGGAGAACAACATCCCCAGCGTGGGCCGCGAGGAGGTGCTGCGTCAGCGCGAGATGCACTGGATGCGCATCGACCGGTACTACCAGGGCGACGAGGCGAACCCGCAGGTGGTTCATCAGCCGATGATGTGCCAGCACTGCGAGAACGCGCCGTGCGAGACGGTGTGCCCGGTGCTCGCGACGGTGCACTCGAGCGAGGGGCTCAACCAGCAGGTCTACAACCGCTGCGTCGGCACTCGCTACTGCGCGAACAACTGCCCCACGAAGGTCCGCCGCTTCAACTGGTTCGACTACCCGCACGACGAGCCGCTCGAGCGGATGGTGCTCAACCCGGACGTGGTGGTCCGCAGCCGGGGCGTCATGGAGAAGTGCTCCATGTGCGTGCAGCGCATCAGCGAGGGCAAGGCGGCGGCGAACCGCGAGGGCCGGCCGTTGAAGGACGGCGACATCCAGACGGCCTGTCAGCAGAGCTGCCCCGCCAAGGCCATCCACTTCGGCGACGTGAATGACCCGAACAGCCGGGTGGCGAAGCTGGCGAAGGACGGGCGCTCGTTCCGGTTGCTGGAGGAGCTGAACATCGGGCCGTCCATCACCTACCTCACGAAGATCCGGAACACCGGGTCGGGAAGCGGAACATGA
- a CDS encoding cytochrome c3 family protein, whose product MSRASFRFLGYAGAIAALGLGGCNGPVNNQQGHMPAQPVAFSHAVHAGQYELDCQYCHVGAESSRHAGVPSTSVCMNCHSQVKKDSPEVQKVIAAVAAKASIEWVRVHRLPDHAYFNHASHVTAGLACQTCHGKVEEMVRVEQVAPMTMGWCLDCHRKTLAQGQTAPLSSSPRAGELLALTSGSPLPEPSKTPRTLRPPSDCSSCHR is encoded by the coding sequence ATGAGCCGCGCCTCCTTCCGTTTCCTCGGGTACGCGGGGGCCATCGCCGCGCTGGGCCTGGGCGGGTGCAATGGTCCGGTGAACAACCAGCAGGGCCACATGCCCGCGCAGCCCGTGGCCTTCTCTCACGCCGTGCACGCGGGGCAGTACGAGCTGGATTGCCAGTACTGCCACGTGGGCGCGGAGAGCAGCCGTCACGCGGGTGTTCCTTCCACGAGCGTGTGCATGAACTGCCACTCGCAGGTGAAGAAGGACTCGCCCGAAGTCCAGAAGGTGATTGCCGCCGTGGCCGCGAAGGCGTCCATCGAGTGGGTGCGTGTCCACCGCCTCCCGGACCACGCCTACTTCAACCACGCGAGCCACGTCACCGCGGGCCTGGCGTGCCAGACGTGCCACGGCAAGGTGGAGGAGATGGTGCGTGTGGAGCAGGTGGCGCCCATGACCATGGGTTGGTGCCTGGACTGTCACCGCAAGACATTGGCGCAGGGGCAGACCGCGCCGCTGTCCTCCTCGCCGCGCGCGGGTGAGCTGCTGGCCCTGACCTCCGGCTCACCGCTGCCCGAGCCGTCGAAAACCCCTCGCACCTTGCGGCCGCCTTCGGACTGCTCGAGCTGCCACCGCTGA
- a CDS encoding c-type cytochrome, whose product MRTRVLGGRPRQERRLVPIIPLLAVLGAPAAWAEGTARQGAQLFTQRCATCHSMGEGDRIGPDLHGVLDRREEAWVTRFIKSPGALIDAGDPVATELLSKFNGVRMADQALTDSERASLFAFFRDCTQKGKGGCKPSPAEKMGTDASPEEIARGRRLFEGSESLKNGGAACIGCHDVRGAGVAGGGTLGPNLTFAFARMGEKGMRPALAKLEGPMMGALYAKAPLDEEEQYAIKAYLADASRDGSRPRADRDFFYLGVVGLVAALGFIGLVFTQPSSRGRS is encoded by the coding sequence ATGCGGACACGTGTGCTGGGAGGACGGCCGCGTCAGGAGCGAAGGCTCGTCCCCATCATCCCGCTCCTGGCCGTACTGGGTGCGCCGGCCGCATGGGCCGAGGGCACCGCGCGACAGGGCGCGCAGCTCTTCACCCAGCGGTGCGCGACCTGCCACTCGATGGGCGAGGGCGACCGGATTGGCCCCGACCTTCATGGCGTATTGGACCGGCGTGAAGAAGCGTGGGTGACCCGCTTCATCAAGAGCCCCGGTGCGCTCATCGACGCGGGCGACCCGGTGGCCACCGAGCTGCTCTCGAAGTTCAACGGCGTGCGCATGGCCGACCAGGCGCTCACCGACTCCGAGCGAGCGAGCCTCTTCGCCTTCTTCCGTGACTGCACCCAGAAGGGGAAGGGCGGCTGCAAGCCCTCGCCCGCGGAGAAGATGGGCACGGACGCATCTCCCGAGGAGATCGCCCGAGGCCGCCGCCTCTTCGAAGGCTCCGAGTCCCTGAAGAACGGTGGCGCGGCGTGCATCGGCTGTCACGACGTGCGCGGCGCGGGCGTGGCGGGTGGCGGAACGCTGGGACCCAACCTGACCTTCGCCTTCGCGCGCATGGGCGAGAAGGGGATGCGCCCCGCCCTGGCGAAGCTGGAGGGGCCCATGATGGGCGCGCTGTACGCGAAGGCGCCGCTCGACGAGGAAGAGCAGTACGCCATCAAGGCGTATCTCGCGGATGCCTCCCGGGATGGCAGCCGTCCTCGCGCGGACCGGGACTTCTTCTACCTGGGCGTCGTCGGACTGGTCGCGGCGCTGGGCTTCATCGGCTTGGTGTTCACCCAGCCGTCCTCGCGAGGTCGGTCGTGA
- a CDS encoding respiratory nitrate reductase subunit gamma, with amino-acid sequence MSDSILFNVIPYVAALGTLAGGIARLTAREPAAPPSPWTSAGRTVLAGASIVLFFHLVGLAAPRAMQAFNASPARMFTLESLSLIGALLLSWGLLSLGLRRAREGQWGAVVALGLVLSQVLMGVYVAVALRWASAWYLHVTVPYLRSLMSFQPDATLLQAAPWVIQVHVLASIALLGLAPFLRFGRVPAPTRASESVEPGLLAAPREETP; translated from the coding sequence GTGAGCGACTCCATTCTCTTCAACGTGATTCCCTATGTGGCCGCGCTCGGCACGCTGGCGGGTGGCATCGCGCGGTTGACGGCGCGAGAGCCCGCGGCGCCACCCTCGCCGTGGACCTCCGCGGGGCGCACGGTGTTGGCGGGTGCCTCCATCGTGCTGTTCTTCCACCTGGTGGGGCTCGCCGCGCCTCGTGCGATGCAGGCCTTCAACGCTTCTCCGGCGCGCATGTTCACGCTCGAGTCGCTCAGCCTCATCGGCGCGCTCCTGCTGAGCTGGGGCCTGTTGTCCCTGGGCCTTCGCCGCGCGCGGGAGGGGCAGTGGGGCGCCGTCGTCGCCCTGGGGCTCGTCCTGTCGCAGGTCCTCATGGGGGTGTACGTGGCCGTGGCCCTGAGGTGGGCCTCCGCCTGGTACCTGCATGTCACGGTTCCCTATCTGCGCTCGCTGATGTCCTTCCAGCCGGATGCGACGTTGTTGCAAGCCGCGCCGTGGGTCATCCAGGTGCACGTGCTCGCCAGCATCGCGCTCCTGGGGCTGGCGCCCTTCCTTCGCTTCGGCCGGGTGCCCGCGCCCACGCGAGCATCCGAGTCCGTCGAGCCCGGTCTGCTCGCCGCGCCTCGCGAGGAGACACCATGA
- a CDS encoding LytTR family DNA-binding domain-containing protein codes for MERRLSALLVDDERLARVELRRLLASHPDIEVVGEAEDIPGAASSLRARRPDVVFLDVHLADASGFELLDEELGETAVVFVTAMPAHAVRAFEVNALDYLLKPVSPARLARTLERLRSVMAEPRSSSERMLTLDDRVLVQEGAHSELVRVSDVRCIRAEDDYSRLVLANGRELLVHESLKSWEARLPPRHFVRVHRSTVVNLEHVERLSREENDTWRLHVRGIDEPLIMSRRYAVRVRELLA; via the coding sequence ATGGAACGACGGCTCTCAGCGCTGCTCGTGGATGACGAGCGGCTGGCTCGCGTGGAGCTGCGCCGGCTGCTCGCGTCCCATCCTGACATCGAGGTCGTGGGCGAAGCAGAGGACATCCCCGGTGCGGCCAGCTCCCTGCGCGCTCGCCGCCCGGACGTGGTCTTCCTCGACGTCCACCTCGCGGACGCCTCGGGCTTCGAGCTCCTCGATGAAGAATTGGGTGAGACGGCGGTGGTGTTCGTCACCGCGATGCCCGCTCACGCCGTGCGGGCCTTCGAGGTGAATGCGCTCGACTATCTCCTCAAGCCCGTCTCACCGGCGCGCCTGGCACGCACGCTGGAGCGGCTGCGCTCCGTGATGGCCGAGCCGCGCTCTTCCTCCGAGCGCATGCTCACCCTCGACGACCGCGTGCTCGTCCAGGAAGGGGCTCACAGCGAACTGGTCCGCGTCAGCGACGTGCGCTGCATCCGCGCCGAGGACGACTACTCCCGGCTGGTCCTGGCCAACGGACGCGAGCTTCTGGTCCACGAGTCGCTCAAGAGCTGGGAGGCGCGCCTGCCTCCGCGCCACTTCGTCCGGGTGCATCGCTCCACCGTCGTGAACCTCGAACACGTGGAGCGCCTCTCCCGCGAGGAGAACGACACGTGGCGGCTGCACGTAAGGGGCATCGACGAGCCCCTCATCATGAGCCGGCGCTACGCCGTTCGCGTCCGGGAGCTGTTGGCATGA
- a CDS encoding sigma-70 family RNA polymerase sigma factor yields MQNQGEVAERFNRSREQLRAMATRMLGSADEADDAVQETWLRASRTDSSSILNMAGWLTTLLARVCLEMLRTRQRRAHAHADPVEDERTAVASGAPHPEDQFEWAESVGLALLVVLDRLGPAERIAFVLHDLFGLPFEEIATVVERTPVATKKLASRARHRVRGAPTVSGEELTRRYAIVERFLAASRAGDVEALVSVLAPGVVRRADPLVLRAGAATEVHGAHRVIEETRLHTDRARFARVALVDGVPGAVIAPMGKLLLAIRLKFDGDHITEIDVIADPLRLRDLRLAAAGL; encoded by the coding sequence GTGCAAAATCAGGGTGAAGTGGCCGAACGGTTCAACCGCTCGCGGGAGCAGCTGCGCGCGATGGCTACGCGGATGCTCGGCTCCGCCGATGAAGCGGATGACGCAGTCCAGGAGACGTGGTTGCGAGCCAGCCGTACAGACAGCAGCTCCATCCTCAACATGGCGGGCTGGCTGACGACGCTCCTCGCACGCGTCTGCCTGGAGATGCTTCGGACACGTCAGCGCCGGGCCCATGCGCATGCCGACCCCGTCGAGGACGAACGGACAGCGGTCGCATCAGGAGCCCCTCATCCCGAGGACCAGTTCGAGTGGGCCGAGTCCGTGGGGCTCGCGCTCCTCGTGGTTCTCGACCGGCTGGGCCCCGCCGAGCGCATCGCCTTCGTGCTCCACGACCTGTTCGGACTCCCTTTTGAAGAGATCGCCACCGTCGTCGAGCGCACTCCCGTCGCGACCAAGAAGCTGGCGAGCCGCGCCCGTCATCGCGTGAGGGGCGCCCCGACGGTCTCGGGCGAAGAGCTGACGCGGCGGTACGCCATCGTCGAGCGATTCCTCGCCGCGTCCCGGGCGGGTGATGTCGAAGCACTCGTCTCCGTATTGGCACCTGGAGTCGTGCGTCGCGCGGATCCCCTCGTGCTCCGAGCAGGCGCCGCCACCGAAGTCCACGGAGCCCATCGAGTCATCGAGGAGACTCGACTCCACACCGACCGAGCCCGGTTCGCTCGAGTGGCGCTCGTGGATGGAGTTCCCGGTGCAGTCATCGCGCCCATGGGGAAGCTGCTGCTCGCCATCCGACTCAAGTTCGATGGAGACCACATCACCGAAATCGACGTCATCGCGGATCCGCTTCGCCTTCGCGACCTGCGACTCGCGGCCGCCGGACTCTGA
- a CDS encoding DJ-1/PfpI family protein, whose amino-acid sequence MLAPFTSILLATWLTATPTNDVEAIRAVVADYTEGVKAGDNVRLQRAFHPDSKLLYVNAEGVLNAWASADYIQGVVKKPPTGREDKVLHVDLFGTAAIATVSVRTAKVDFIDYISLLKQGGKWTIVSKVFHREPKAEPAAQTPSTPVTAKSGPLTGRTVAMLVTHGFNLPEMTETRRALEAAGARVELIAPKAGTVRADTKAGRVSEFAVDRVLGDARPDAYHALYLPGGTPSADSLRLVPEAVTFVQSFLQEKKPVAAICHGLWLLADAGGVKGRRVTSFPSLRLDLQNAGATWVNEEVVVDGVLVTSRSQDDLPAFNRQVVTRFALPASP is encoded by the coding sequence ATGCTCGCCCCATTCACCTCGATTCTGCTCGCCACCTGGCTGACGGCCACGCCCACCAATGACGTGGAGGCCATCCGCGCGGTCGTCGCCGACTACACGGAGGGCGTGAAGGCCGGTGACAACGTCCGACTCCAGCGCGCCTTCCACCCCGACTCGAAGCTCCTCTATGTGAACGCCGAAGGTGTCCTCAACGCCTGGGCCAGCGCCGACTACATCCAAGGCGTGGTGAAGAAGCCGCCGACGGGGCGCGAGGACAAGGTCCTCCACGTCGACCTCTTCGGAACCGCCGCCATCGCCACCGTGTCCGTGCGCACAGCGAAGGTTGACTTCATCGACTACATCTCCCTGCTCAAGCAGGGAGGCAAGTGGACCATCGTCAGCAAGGTGTTCCACCGCGAGCCCAAGGCGGAGCCCGCCGCGCAGACGCCCTCCACGCCGGTGACGGCGAAGAGCGGTCCGCTCACGGGCCGGACCGTGGCGATGCTCGTCACCCATGGATTCAATCTCCCCGAGATGACGGAGACGCGTCGTGCCCTCGAAGCAGCGGGGGCTCGTGTGGAGCTCATCGCGCCCAAGGCCGGCACCGTGCGCGCGGACACCAAGGCCGGACGCGTGAGTGAGTTCGCCGTGGACCGCGTGCTCGGCGATGCCCGCCCGGACGCCTACCACGCGCTCTACCTGCCCGGAGGAACCCCCAGCGCGGACAGCCTGCGCCTGGTCCCCGAGGCGGTGACCTTCGTGCAGAGCTTCCTCCAGGAGAAGAAGCCCGTGGCCGCCATCTGCCACGGACTGTGGCTGCTCGCCGACGCGGGTGGAGTGAAGGGCCGTCGAGTCACCTCCTTCCCCTCCCTGCGACTCGACCTGCAGAACGCGGGGGCCACGTGGGTGAACGAAGAGGTCGTCGTCGATGGTGTGCTCGTCACCAGCCGCTCGCAGGACGACCTCCCCGCATTCAACCGGCAAGTCGTGACACGCTTCGCCCTCCCCGCTTCGCCATGA
- a CDS encoding sensor histidine kinase codes for MTESRRLFWKLHTAGWLGYGVVTYATFAPVLAGMSAEQRETMAVYKAMRMALGFILSLGLHRICQRVRTSRTPLWGQVLFLLLACWVFGTAWGLLLRGASTPFFPDRTTLNWAWVPRVGQNLGWVLALWCGAYYAVKSWQERQAEERAHIEARALANEARLQALQYQLNPHFLFNALNSLRAVISEDTERAQAMVTQLAELLRHTLTGPQQSLASLEQELEGIQNYLALEKVRFEERLQVAVSVSAEASRALVPALILQPLVENALKHGKRLGTALQVSIRAEMEEDALCVEVANTGTLKQAKDTEEAPPSTRIGLRNVKERLEVLFPGRNTFVLEERDGWVHATLRLKVHDGTTALSAARG; via the coding sequence ATGACGGAATCTCGCCGCCTCTTCTGGAAACTGCACACCGCCGGTTGGCTCGGCTACGGCGTGGTCACCTACGCCACCTTTGCCCCCGTGCTGGCGGGGATGTCGGCGGAGCAGCGCGAGACCATGGCCGTCTACAAGGCGATGCGCATGGCGCTCGGCTTCATCCTCAGCCTGGGCCTTCACCGCATCTGCCAGCGAGTGCGCACAAGCCGGACTCCTCTCTGGGGCCAGGTGCTGTTCTTGCTCCTGGCCTGCTGGGTGTTCGGAACGGCGTGGGGGCTGCTCTTGCGCGGGGCCTCCACGCCCTTCTTCCCGGACCGCACCACTTTGAATTGGGCGTGGGTGCCTCGCGTGGGCCAGAACCTGGGCTGGGTCCTCGCCCTGTGGTGCGGCGCCTACTACGCGGTGAAGTCCTGGCAGGAGCGGCAGGCCGAGGAACGTGCACACATCGAGGCTCGGGCTTTGGCCAACGAGGCCCGGCTCCAAGCGTTGCAGTATCAACTCAATCCGCACTTCCTCTTCAACGCGCTCAACTCCCTGCGCGCTGTCATCTCCGAAGACACCGAGCGAGCCCAGGCGATGGTGACCCAGCTCGCCGAGTTGCTCCGGCATACCCTCACCGGACCGCAGCAATCGCTCGCCTCGCTGGAGCAGGAGCTGGAGGGCATCCAGAATTATCTGGCCCTGGAGAAGGTGCGCTTCGAGGAACGGTTGCAGGTCGCGGTGTCAGTCTCCGCCGAGGCCTCACGTGCCCTCGTGCCCGCGCTCATCCTGCAACCGCTGGTGGAGAATGCGCTGAAGCATGGCAAGCGGCTCGGCACGGCGCTGCAGGTGTCCATCCGCGCGGAGATGGAGGAGGACGCGCTTTGCGTCGAAGTGGCCAACACCGGCACATTGAAGCAAGCAAAGGACACCGAGGAAGCCCCACCCTCCACGCGAATCGGCCTGCGCAATGTGAAGGAGCGACTGGAGGTGCTCTTCCCCGGCCGGAACACCTTCGTCCTGGAGGAGCGGGATGGATGGGTCCACGCAACGCTCCGGTTGAAGGTGCACGATGGAACGACGGCTCTCAGCGCTGCTCGTGGATGA
- the nrfD gene encoding NrfD/PsrC family molybdoenzyme membrane anchor subunit, whose protein sequence is MSNQHLSPLRVPLVSEPRTLGQLTEEICAPMERSPTWKWWVAFGIAVAVLATGAGIVAYQVGTGIGVWGLNKTIGWAFDITNFVFWVGIGHAGTLISAILFLFRQKWRTSINRAAEAMTLFAVMCAALFPLIHMGRPWLAFWVLPYPNTRGSLWVNFRSPLLWDVFAISTYFTVSAVFWYVGLIPDLATVRDRLKAGVRKAVFKVMSLGWTGSNRTWSRYETVYLLLAGLATPLVLSVHTIVSMDFATSVIPGWHTTIFPPYFVAGAVFSGFAMVLTLMIITRVVLGYEHLITLRHLENMTKVIIVTGGLVSLAYATEFFIAWYSGNPYERFAFMNRAFGPYAWAYWIMVTCNVVSPHLFWFKKIRTSPAAIFVLSLVINVGMWFERFVIIVTSLHRDFLPSSWSMYTPTMVEVGTFIGTFGLFFTLFLLFVRVLPIISIGEVKSVLGFARSTPAHPETPPSTRPAPAQDAPEESSAARHHPPLAIATRKDVPV, encoded by the coding sequence ATGAGCAACCAGCACCTGTCCCCGCTGCGCGTGCCGCTGGTCAGCGAGCCGCGCACCCTGGGCCAGCTCACCGAGGAGATCTGCGCCCCCATGGAGCGCTCGCCCACGTGGAAGTGGTGGGTGGCGTTCGGCATCGCGGTGGCGGTGTTGGCCACGGGCGCGGGCATCGTCGCGTACCAGGTGGGCACCGGCATCGGCGTGTGGGGTCTGAACAAGACCATCGGCTGGGCGTTCGACATCACCAACTTCGTGTTCTGGGTGGGCATTGGCCACGCGGGCACGCTCATCTCCGCCATCCTCTTCTTGTTCCGGCAGAAGTGGCGCACCAGCATCAACCGCGCGGCGGAGGCGATGACGCTGTTCGCCGTGATGTGCGCGGCGCTCTTCCCGCTCATCCACATGGGGCGGCCCTGGCTGGCCTTCTGGGTGCTGCCGTATCCCAATACGCGCGGCAGCCTCTGGGTGAACTTCCGCTCGCCGCTGTTGTGGGACGTGTTCGCCATCTCCACGTACTTCACCGTGTCGGCGGTGTTCTGGTACGTGGGGCTGATTCCGGACCTGGCCACCGTGCGCGACAGGCTGAAGGCGGGCGTGCGCAAGGCCGTCTTCAAGGTGATGTCGCTGGGGTGGACGGGCTCGAACCGGACGTGGAGCCGCTACGAGACGGTGTACCTGCTGCTCGCGGGCCTGGCCACGCCGCTGGTGCTCAGCGTGCACACCATCGTCTCCATGGACTTCGCCACGTCGGTGATTCCCGGCTGGCACACCACCATCTTCCCGCCGTACTTCGTCGCGGGCGCGGTGTTCAGCGGCTTCGCCATGGTGCTGACGCTGATGATCATCACCCGCGTGGTGCTGGGCTACGAGCACCTCATCACCCTGCGCCACCTGGAGAACATGACGAAGGTCATCATCGTCACCGGTGGCCTGGTGTCGCTGGCGTACGCGACGGAGTTCTTCATCGCCTGGTACTCGGGCAACCCCTACGAGCGCTTCGCCTTCATGAACCGCGCGTTCGGCCCCTACGCCTGGGCGTATTGGATCATGGTGACGTGCAACGTGGTGTCGCCGCACCTGTTCTGGTTCAAGAAGATTCGCACCTCGCCCGCGGCCATCTTCGTGCTGTCCTTGGTCATCAACGTGGGCATGTGGTTCGAGCGCTTCGTCATCATCGTGACGAGCCTCCACCGGGACTTCCTGCCCAGCAGCTGGTCCATGTACACGCCGACGATGGTGGAGGTGGGGACCTTCATCGGCACCTTCGGCCTCTTCTTCACCCTGTTCCTGCTCTTCGTGCGAGTGCTGCCCATCATCTCCATCGGCGAGGTGAAAAGCGTGCTGGGCTTCGCGCGAAGCACGCCGGCGCACCCCGAGACTCCGCCTTCGACGCGTCCTGCCCCCGCGCAGGACGCGCCGGAAGAGTCCTCGGCGGCCCGGCATCACCCGCCGCTGGCCATCGCCACCCGGAAGGATGTCCCCGTATGA